Proteins from one Doryrhamphus excisus isolate RoL2022-K1 chromosome 19, RoL_Dexc_1.0, whole genome shotgun sequence genomic window:
- the LOC131106854 gene encoding tetratricopeptide repeat protein 9A produces the protein MSIIPAAHDDEPRGETGIGGAPPRLQQGAQTRGSGGRARDARYQQIQQQRHHGGTMLRQPAHNEPADVVRRALDFKCQGTQCYKDKKYREAIGKYHRALLEIKGLCRVLGDPDGGGSKSPSPLLAAISKSSPLTEEQKGAMENAELECYNSLAACLLQMELVNYERVKEYCLKVLHKEGKNFKALYRSGVAYYHLGDYQKALFYLKESHKQEPSDTNVVRYIQLTEMKIRRSAQREKKDST, from the exons ATGAGCATCATCCCGGCCGCGCACGACGACGAACCCCGGGGGGAGACAGGCATCGGAGGCGCGCCCCCGAGGCTCCAGCAGGGCGCGCAGACCCGCGGCAGCGGTGGCCGAGCCAGAGATGCCCGGTACCAGCAGATCCAGCAGCAGCGGCACCACGGCGGCACCATGCTCAGGCAGCCGGCCCACAACGAGCCTGCCGACGTCGTGAGGCGGGCGCTGGACTTCAAGTGCCAGGGCACCCAGTGCTACAAGGACAAGAAGTACCGGGAGGCCATCGGCAAGTACCACCGCGCTCTGCTGGAGATCAAGGGGCTGTGCAGGGTGCTCGGAGACCCGGACGGAGGAGGATCCAAGTCGCCTTCTCCTCTCCTGGCCGCCATCAGCAAGTCCAGCCCGCTGACGGAGGAGCAGAAAGGAGCCATGGAGAACGCCGAGCTGGAATGTTACAACAGCTTAGCAG CCTGCCTCCTCCAAATGGAGTTGGTCAACTATGAGCGCGTGAAGGAGTACTGCCTGAAGGTTCTGCACAAGGAGGGCAAGAACTTCAAGGCCTTGTACCGCTCGGGCGTGGCCTACTACCACCTGGGAGACTACCAGAAGGCTCTCTTCTACCTGAAGGAGTCACACAAACAGGAACCTTCAG ACACCAACGTGGTTCGCTACATCCAGCTGACGGAGATGAAGATTCGTCGCAGCGCTCAGAGAGAAAAGAAAGACTCCACATAA